Sequence from the Ictalurus furcatus strain D&B chromosome 25, Billie_1.0, whole genome shotgun sequence genome:
AGCGTTTCGTAGTCTCAATCTTAGTCTAAATAAAAGTTGGGTACAGTTGACTTTCATACTCAGATGTACATGCAAGCAACATACCAAAGGCCAGTTAAGGAAAACATGAGAGAAAACCACAAGACAAATGTCAAAACAACTTAACAAAAACACAGTCAAGGACAGAAACCCAAAAACTTCATGAGACCATGAGTAAGCAAAAATCACATTGAACTGAGCTTAAATGATTGAATcataatcatggaaaataaggaaaaatatttcatgAAGGTGAAGTTTTTGGAGTGGCCCTCAAAGTCTGCAGACTTGAACGTCATTGGAAATCATGCTGTGCATGCAAGACAGCCTGAGAATATCTTAGAAACAGATGCGTTCATCTTTGGAAAAAATGATGAATCTGAATTTTACGTGCTGTTGACTTCTAATTCATCCGAAAATTCACAGTGTAAGTTGAATGCATGGAAGGAAAACTTGCAATTTGAAGTTTCGGTTGAGGATTGAAAAGCAGCTTGTACTAAGGCTCACACTATGTCTATAAAATACACGCCTCAGAATTATACAGTGTAAATGGTTAGTGCGGACATGTGTAGCACCGGTGGAATTAAATagatataataaaaacataacagACGTGTACAAAATGTACGGAAGCTAGAGGAACTTTGTTCACTGTATTTGGCAACGCAGAaagattaaattattttgggAAGAGGTAAGAGTCATAATTGAGAAGATTATTTCAAAACAAATTTTACTGGACCCTAAGCTTTTTCTGTTGGGCTTATACCTAGAGAAACATAATTATAGTAGAAATGAGCGAGCATTTATATAGACCTCAGCTTGCTTCATGCCAATAAATGTGTAGCTCTGTTGTGGACAAAGATTCATAGACCAAGTACTCTCAATGAATAAGACAGATGTTGTCAAGCCTTCCATTAGAAAGGATAACTTACATATTAAAGGCTAAACAGCAAGTATTTGAAAACATACGGAGCCCTTTCATTGATTATATTAAGGATTTAACAGATGAAGAAGTGGATGACTAATCTTTGCGGACAATGCGGGTTCCGACCTTGTAGAATTGATATACTCTTCAACatatatttgtttcattttgcatTCATTAGGATTATAATAGTCAATTATGAATAGATTACCATTTGTTAAAAGAGGAGGAGCATTCTTGTtctgagtgtttttttgtttgtttgtttgttttagggtATATATACAGCGATCTTATGGTTGTATGGAATTTGAATGAATGTATATGAATGTAAAAGGCTGTATTTCAAAGTGTTCAAAAGTGGGAAAAatattgtggggaaaaaagaaacagacgCATTCTATAAGGAAGAGTGGGTGAAACTTCCTaaaacaagaacagaaaggtTCCTAGCTGGCTACAAAAAGCATTTGTAAGCTGTGGTATCTGCCACAATGGCTGTTACTAAGTACTGACCTAGTGGGGTGTCCCAACGTTTGCAAATGCCACAATTACTtgcagaaaaatgtttatttatatatttttataggcTGTATTGAAACCAGTAGATGCTCAAAATGATTGATATCATATACCCACTGGTTTCACCACAGCCTCAGAAGCCAAAATGTTCTGTTTCTCTGgaaatgtgtacacacacacacatacacacacttttaaaattCATAATGTTTGCTGTTTGATGTTTGATTCTTACTTTTTTGGACTGTCACATGATCAGGTATGGACAGTCTTAGTTATACTAATATTGTGCAGGCATGTGACGTCCATAACACAGCAGATATCCATTATATGACCGTTCCAACATGCTCATTTCAGGCCTTGAAGCGAGACGAGCTCCTACAACACCTGATGGATTGTGACGTTATTGTGTACAACATCTCAGAAGATGCTGAAGAGATTGATGAAGCAACCTGGGCTGTTTCAGGTGACACCTCCGTATTTACAGGATTCATTAGCACGAGTCAGCTCTCTTCCATACAGTGTGAAATGTTGGTGtgcgcttttgtttttctttatcacAGCCCTCCACAGTGAAACTGAACACTTTACATTTCCCAAGATGTTCATTTTGGTGTCAACGTTGATGACTTGGGCAAGGACTAAACCAGCTGATCCTGTAAGTGCTTGTCCCTGTAAAATTCACATGATTTTACAAACAGTTACTTCCTAAATTCTTTTATTACAAGTAACAATTACAGTTACAGGTGACATTCTTCCTAACTTTACTTCTTAGGATCTTCCTGAAATTCCAGTGAAGGAAGAAGACTACACACGGAAGAGGCCACATCCAAACTTCAGAGAACACGCTAGTGCAGAGAAGCTCGTGTTGAAATTGGGGAAAATGGTtagaaataaattaatgttAGAGTTTGTCACAGTTTAAGCTGTTTTTATGTTAGTTTTGTGAAAATTAACATACAGTGGTGTTGAAAgcttgtgaaccctttagaattttctatatatctgcataaatatgtcatattggatcatgttcctccataaataaatgaccaagtataatatttttgcctcatttgtttaatcgggttcttttgatctacttttaagacttgtgtgataatccgatgatgttttagctcatattcatgcagaaatatagcaaattctaaagggttcacaaactttcaagcaccactgtacataatcttaattttaaataatcttCTCCTTCAGCAAAAGACCAAGCTGCGCACTTACGTTGTCGGTGCAGGCATGCAGTACGGCATGGGAGAAGGCATCTTCCACTTCTTCTTTAAGGTATTATAATTTTGGATATGAACATGGTCGTCTTTTCTATTCGGCAGCGCTATTTCAGCGTAGCAAAATCACAAAAGAAAATTCACTTTCGGCAGAAAGTGTTTTTCCTCTTAACCCAAAACGTCATGGTGGTCCATAAGTGCAAAACACATCACCAAATGTcactaaaaacacaacagcaaatcaaaAAATGAATATGGAAAGTAGTCCTTAGTGAACATCACATGGTCGTTGCTGATTGGACGCAGGGCAAAAGAATAGCATTTTTTCAGTCTGTTGTCTAGCTAGCTTAGAGAAAACATTGTACTTGCTTATGTTATTATAGTGAGGGGTgattcttatatttatttatttatttatttatttatttatttattgcgtAACCCCTGTGTTTTCAGCACTCACGGTCTCATATTACTGCCGTGCAAAGTTGACGTTATATCTAcgtcaaataaaaataagcacgAATAGAAGCATCATTAGATTCATTTAGGgtcatatttgtattcatttaggaTGTTTGCTGTAAACAACCCCCAGCAATCCTTTTTCACGGTGTCTCAGACTTACACGCAGCAACAAGCTTGCGATTTCCAATAAGCAGCTACAGCATGCTTTCCGTTTTGAGTTAATGTTCATGTGTTGTGAATTCAAACAGTCCTTTCACTTGTCGCATCATGTGAAATAACACAAGGGAAGAAAAATTGGCACCGGTTATGGTGCCAAAATTGTCACCATAATGTTACAGCAGTCACCTAGACTGTGATGTTTAGCTCCTGTTTATAGATTACAGTAAGTCACAcagtgtcctaaaccacatgAGTAGgtctgtgtgtgatgttttcAGAAATGATTTCGGGTGAGACATACTTGTAGTACTTCCATTAGTTTCGTAGCTCTGGTGCAGAAATGTCTGGGCTGATCGACTAAGAGAAAAGtgtttagattattattatttatttttctgtcaaaCTGATTGCTGCATATGAATTATCTTAGGCATGCTGGCTTGGTGAGATGAGGAGCATCCCTATACCGGAGCCAAGCACTAATGTCCTTCCTACCATCCATGTCCACGATCTGGCTGGGTCAGTGGAATTAATTATAGTTcgagtttattttaaaaaaacatcatagCGTAACACACAAGTGTATAAACGAAGGCGTTTTTGCACATTGTACATTTTCATCACGTAACGCGTTCCTGGTATCCAGTGTTGACTGTGTAACGTGTGTTCTCCAGCATAGTGCAAAACGTCATCGATCGCAAACCCAAAACGCACTACATAATCGCTGTGGATGACTCCCACAATTCTTTGGAAGAAATTGTAATGGTAAAAGCTCTGTATAAACCTTGTCTTCTTAAACAAGCTAGTTTTGTCTCTGATTGAATCAGTCACCATTACCCTTCATCCACCAGGCCATTGCACATGTGCTGGGTTATGGAGTGGTTCAGGAAGTCCCTAATGACAGTGAGCTCCTCACAAAGGAATTTACGGTATATCTTTATGGACAAGATTCACATAAGCACGGGTTTTGTTCAGCTGAAACTTGTACTTGACTGTTTTGTATTGTGCTTTCATTTCCCTAAGCGATCCGATCTAGCTTGCCTAAGTGTAAACATCCTCATCGAGACAGTTCTGCTGAAGATGCGGCTGAACGTGCGCTGGGTGTGTGAATCTGGACTTGTTGAGAACATCGACCGTGTTGTGGAGGAGTACAGACAGACCAGACGGCTTCTAGTAAGTGTATAGCTACATGCATTGATTTACACAGAAACTGTTATTTCACCTGTATGGTGAATCGCTAATTAACCGCAGTgtatagcatatgatttactgCCTTCTTTCCAGCCGATCAAGATTTGTCTCCTCGGTCCGCCAGCGGTCGGGAAGAGTTCTGTCGCAGCACAACTgtgtaaacattacaaactCCGTTATATTGGCGTCACGGAGGCGgttgaggagaaaataaaacatttggtcAGTGTGACTTGAAGTTCTTTGCCGTTACGACCACTGTTTATGTTTTAAAGTgtgcttttacatttacatttatatttattcatttagcagacgcttttatccaaagcgacttacaaatgagagaaatacaagcaaaagtacaagtttttatttccataatCAGGACAAATGTTATCTATAAGGTCATGTTATATATGTGTACTATTCATATAGGAGGAAATGCTTCAACAGAGCAAGGAGTTTAATGACACTGCGGAAACTTTACAGGCGATTCAGGAACAGCTCAGCACTCTGAAGCATGTTCGTTCCCAGACTCAAggtctagtttttttttctctctctcgtttttttttctctctctttataaaAGAGGTTTTTAGATGTGAAACATCTTGTACCTCAATCACGTAAAGACTCACAGCTAAAGACAGGATTCGACCAATCCATGAAAGATTGCACTCACTCAGCGGGTCTCAAACAGAGCTACAAATTCCGGCCAGATGTATAAAAGTTTTGTCaaaactgattttcttcatacttgcATTCATATATGTTATCATATACAGCTGCTCTACACTACCGGTctaaagtttgtggacactcgactgaaatgtttctcatgatcttaaaaacctttcgatctgaaggtgtgtgattaaatgtgtgaaatcggtgttgtagacaaattATAATCGcaccaacatattcatttctttcattagaaaactaacattttatttacaaaaaaatagtttttttaaatggacgacccggagcgaaatattccgaaaagcagccaataagtgaccagcgtaggtgggagctcctttaatactgtttaaaaagcatctcagggaaattcctcaagaaatcgattgagaaaacgccaagaatacatttctggaaattctaggcaaaaaagacgtctactttgaagatgctaaaatattaaattattctgatttattttggatttttttttcttcgcaaCATAATTCGATAGTTCcacttgtgttactccagagttttgatgactgtattattattattattattattattattattattattataaaatgtggagagaaaaaaaaaaatatagaatgagtgtgtgtaaacttttgaccggtagtgcaTGTTCAGCCTACAGCACTCAACGCTCACAGAGTGTGTGAATACCACATTTAGCAAAAGTGAGCTAGTTAGCCGATGTGGACTTCCCTATAATGACGAAGAGATTCTCCTCCTCCGTATGACACACCCTGGGATCCTTTAACCAATCGCTAGGCTTTTGTGCTCTTAAATGCTTTGAGGCACTCTTCAGAACAGTTCGAGGGGTTGTGTGCGAGATAAATATATgcatggtttaatttttttatcagTGTAAGTGGAATCAAGAGTTTGGGGGAAAGTACATGAGGATCACAGTCTATTTTGCTgacttaaatttttttctcttctgaagTAATGCGAGTCATTTTAACCATGTTTAAACTCTAGTTAAGTTTGTGTTGTGTGGTGAAACCAGAAATTCGTTCCCAAATATGGCAAGCACAACAGAACAATTATGTCTGAAACACTAGGATCCGAAGTAAAAAGATGCTCTGTGATCATGGAAGTATGCTTCAATATTCTTAACAATTTATATCACACAGGATTTAAACAGAAGGcaatgtgtttgtctgtgtgtgtgtgtgtgtgtgtgtgtgtgtgtgtgtgtgtgtgtgtaggtcagcCTGAAGACCAGAATATTTTGCGCCTCATCAAAGAGAAGCTTTACTCAAAGCCTTGTAGAAATCAGGGGTTTGTTTTGGACGGTTACCCCTGTACACACGAGCAAGCTAACAAACTTTTCAGTGGTGAGGCACTGAAATACAGAGGCAGTGACATATTtataattttcattttacattagTATAACATGTTCAACATGTCTCAGATGAGGAGAAGGACCCGGGGAACTCCAGATCTCATTTACTGCCACACGATGAAAAGATAAAACCAGGTACGTTTTTGAAGCATCTTGTTGAAGCATTTTTAGATTCTTAAAGAAAAGTTTCCCATCACGCCAAATGGAGTTGAAGATGAAATATCACCGCTTTATCTTCGGCGTTTGTAATTTGATGTTTGCTttgtgactacgtttacatggacagcagtaatctaattattgaccttactctgagtaagataatattctgattaaggtgtttacatgagtcgcttttagaatactcgtcatgttcccgttttacatgttttagaacataattagattaacagcccgcgtcattacgtcaccgcgccacgctgtccgacgtccctccagaatttcacatatcaacatacagttcgtcttcgttatggtacggtatacagttttgggcgtttttatttatttatttttttacgaacgctttaagtgcagttaattatttgtcatgttaatagatgactgcttggaGCCATGGGCTGAGTCCCAAACTGTGTACTTAACGTCTATATAGTaactgagatacatgtatttttccccactccaggactgtagtaggcaagtatgcggcttgggacgcagccgaactctcttgttcgccgtaaaacgtaaaactgccgtatgtgatcgtgtcctgtcgcaaaatgtggtgaaaactctcacacgacgttcataatgtgattaaggtgtttacatgtttgtaatacacgtccataatgcgactaaaacaggagtactccacctgtcttaattcgattattgcttacttcgattatgaccttaaattgattaaggtaattaaaaattgctgtgtacatggtagtttcttaatcaaagtacggtcttaatcgggttaagagtggattattgctgtccatgtaaacgcactaaCTGATAAACTGGACGCTGTAAGCTTCCCTTACTTGTCAGCTACATTAGCCTTATTGTGCCAGTGAAAACGTGAGGATCTGCACTCTTTCTTTAAGTTTGTGATGGATCAACAATATAAGTGAAATATCACAGCTTTATTTCAAATAGCCAACTTAAAATCCTGCTGTCATAAATACTTTAAGCACTTGCAAGCGTGTTCaccatttttcctcacagagTACGTCTTTTCACTCGATGCTACTGATGAGTTTCTGAAAGAACGAGCCCGGAACCTTCCGCAGTCCGTAGCGCAGGAGATGCACTACACCCAGGACGAGTTTCTGCAGCGACTGTCCATGTTCAGAGATGCAAACATGGGGGAAGAAACGGTGCTCGAATATTTCGATGAGCTGGAGATCCACCCTGAACACATCGGTGAGGATATTATCCAAAGATATTATCAAAGTAACAGACGTATCAATGAAACCTGTTTTACGGTTTTTAGTAAATCCATATCatgatgttttatatatatatatatatatatatatatatatatatatatatatatatatatatatatatatatatatatattaatgaaagTGTCATtgatggcaaattgctgtggtaaaagaggaataaaacacttcagaacatgCTGCAATTGTCAGCTATTGGAAAATAGTTGCAGAAAATAGTCGCAAAATTGCAACTGTTGGAAAATAGTCAACATCtcggtggtaagagtaactccacTTCGCTTCGGTCGGCATCACACCAcgccatcgttgattattttactacacCGGCACAAATGTTTATTCTTTACATGcagtatagcacttttaacaatagatgtCACAAAGGCAACAaaggcaaacaaaaaacaccttaaAACTTTAAGAAAGCTAAATCTCAAAAAGACTAACCTCATCTACTCTGGTGGACAGCACATAATGGAATTAAAATAGGAATAATaaattatagagtgtgtgtgtgtgtgcagtgagagtaacagagaaacagagaatcCCTAAGGCATGAGAAGTCTATTAGAAACAGTAAGAAACAAATAAGAACGTTATGAAGAGCCGAAAGGCCTGCAGGGATTAACAGTAAGTGTTGAATCCTCAGAGATCAACAGCGTGAATGACCCTGAAAATGAAGCTGTGATTAAGAAAATAATCGAGGTGGTGGGAGTGCCGAGGAACTACGGCCCGACAGCTGAGGAACAGGCGGAACAGGAGAGGAAGCAAGCTGTGGAGAAGCAGCAGCGCATCATGCAGGCCACAGCCGAGCGTGTACTCAGAGAGGCCGAGGAGGAGGCCAGGATGACTGCTCTGCTGGAGGAATGGGTAAGACACACTGCTATGACTGAAAAGACCATTAGCATAGCACAGTGGAAGTGATTACCGTACATATCTACTGTGTGTTAACGCAAGGATCTACCGTGTGTGagaagaatttcagctttaagcAGATGAAATGATTGGCAACATACGTGTGTATATTTTAGATACACAGCAAGGTTAACATCTGTTCATAATGTCCATGCAGGCTGAAGCTCTTTTGTCCCTTTTAGAACAGGAACATGATGAAGGTGAAAAAGCAGGAGGATGAGTTACTGGAGGCACGATCTCTTCCACTGAGACACTACCTGATGAAGTATGTCATGCCCACTCTCAGAAACGGGCTTGTGGCGTGCAGCCAGGTGAACCCTGATGATCCCATCGACTTTCTGGTACCTCTggactttttccttctttttttctttctctctttgttaaacatttatatatttatagaatGTACCATATTTTTAGTCGCTACTCATGCTTCATTGTGaactctgactgtgtgtgtatgtgtgaactgtgtgtgtgtgtgtgtgtatgtgtgtgtgtgtttcaggctgaATATCTTTTACGAAACAACACAGAAGACTAGTCTGCCCTTCACTGGACCTCcaatgttttaatttaatttaacacaACACAATTTCTTTTCCTtcggcaaataaataaataaatataagctTTGTCCCAAATTGTGTACTTTGCATAATTTTAGTGCAAGTAGCATGTCAACACTGTGACATTTCATGAAAACTAGTGCACTCTTAGCCCTGCGACGGACTGGCATCCcacccagggtgtattctcacCGCAAACCCGctgttcctggaataggctccggatccaccgtgaccaggataaagctttTACtcaaagtgagtgaatgagtgagtgaaaaCATGATGTATTTACTATATAACCGTTAAAACATTACGTGTGGAATTGAATTCGGGACACTTTTTCTCCTCTGTGGTAGCCTCATGTATTTTTTAATGGCTGAAGCATCGAGCAAGAACTA
This genomic interval carries:
- the ak7a gene encoding adenylate kinase 7a; the encoded protein is MADERHKIRRTKRIFINQIDSYSSKHIAKYLSTCSAGDSFEEEPGTGERFQIVGTVISKDEKRRRFALEEYSALKRDELLQHLMDCDVIVYNISEDAEEIDEATWAVSALHSETEHFTFPKMFILVSTLMTWARTKPADPDLPEIPVKEEDYTRKRPHPNFREHASAEKLVLKLGKMQKTKLRTYVVGAGMQYGMGEGIFHFFFKACWLGEMRSIPIPEPSTNVLPTIHVHDLAGIVQNVIDRKPKTHYIIAVDDSHNSLEEIVMAIAHVLGYGVVQEVPNDSELLTKEFTRSDLACLSVNILIETVLLKMRLNVRWVCESGLVENIDRVVEEYRQTRRLLPIKICLLGPPAVGKSSVAAQLCKHYKLRYIGVTEAVEEKIKHLEEMLQQSKEFNDTAETLQAIQEQLSTLKHVRSQTQGQPEDQNILRLIKEKLYSKPCRNQGFVLDGYPCTHEQANKLFSDEEKDPGNSRSHLLPHDEKIKPEYVFSLDATDEFLKERARNLPQSVAQEMHYTQDEFLQRLSMFRDANMGEETVLEYFDELEIHPEHIEINSVNDPENEAVIKKIIEVVGVPRNYGPTAEEQAEQERKQAVEKQQRIMQATAERVLREAEEEARMTALLEEWNRNMMKVKKQEDELLEARSLPLRHYLMKYVMPTLRNGLVACSQVNPDDPIDFLAEYLLRNNTED